The Chryseobacterium sp. G0186 genome includes the window CAATAATCTTACCATCATTGGTGCAAAAAATGGATTGGCAGGACAAGGACTTGCTTACGAAAACGGTATCCATATCAGAAGAAACGGAAAATTAACATTAAACAACGCTGTAGTGACAGGATATCCTGTAGGGATTAAAGTAGAAGGAACAGGTTCTGAGCTTTCTTCAGCTTCTAACCTAAGTTCAATCCTTGTACACGGATTTGGAACTTCTGTTACAGGAGCCGGAACTGCCGGAATTCCAGCTGCAAACCTATTAACAGGAACTCTTGCTTCCGTATGGGGAATGAGTCAGCCATTCTTCAACGAAGGACCATGGAACGTTTCTCCTAGAAACTGTGGAAACTTCCAGGGAATTTGGACAAAATATGACTTTTCAGTTCAGGAATAAAACCTAAAAAGCAGGGAAGGCAGTCTTGTCTTTCCTTGCTTTTATTCTTCAAAAAATCTTAATAACAAGTATTATGAAAAAATTATTTTTATTATCTATTGTATTGCTATCACAGGCTGCTGCAGCACAGTTTCTGATATGGAGTAATTCCTTTGAAACAGCTGATGATCTTCAGGGATGGACCCTTCATGACCTCAACAATAACGGAAACGGATGGGTGCAGGGAAAAAATATCTACCATAACGGAACTTCAATGGTATTGGGAACTTCAGGATCTTTACGTTATTCCATAAGTTTAGTTCCTTCAGGGACAGCTAACGGTTTTGTGTCAGAAAATGATTGGATTATTTCGCCGGAAATTGATTTATCCTCAGCTGGAGGGAATATTACCTTAGGAGCTTATGTAGCAAGACAGAGAACAAGCCAGGCTTCTGTTGCCAGAGACCTTTATATTTATGTAAGTACACCACAAAAACCGGTTCCGGCGTTATCAGACTTTCAGTCGCTTGCCGTAGATGCCAATGGAAATGATCTTCCCAATCCTTATAAAATAAAAGGCGGGTATACCGAAAATCCATTTCCGTCGGATGTTACACAATTTGTAGAAAGTACGGTAGACCTTACCGCTTTTGCAGGAAAGAAAATTTACATCGGAATATGGTCAAACAGAAAATCAACAGGGAGCAACATTCAGAATATTAATATAGATGAAATGGCCATCTATGCCACAGAAACCCTGAACACAAAGGAGATAAAAAAGAAAGAAATTCTTACCAAAATAATAGAAAATCCTGTAAAAGAAAATTTACAGCTACAGCTTAATCCTGCATTGAAACAAAATATAACAACAATCAATATCTATAACGGAGCAGGTCAGAAAGTGGTAGTTACTCAGTATTCCAAATCTATGAATATAGCAAGCTTATCTGCAGGCGTATATATTGTGGAGGTTACTGATGGAAAAACTACAGAAAGACTGAATTTTATTAAAAAATAACCGGTCTTATTTTTATAAGCTGACTTTTAGAAACACCAAGACATTTTATATATACAATAATGGATAACAATTTTGTTGAGAAAAGTTATCCAGGACATATCCAACTAGTTTTTTTATAATTATATATTGCCCTGCAATAGGGTAGGGCAATATTTTTTAAGTTTTTAAATACTATAAAAGATGAATAAGATCTTTGCATTACTTTTATTGACCATGCTATTTTCCTGTACAGACACTACTGTAATGGAACAGTATGATACCATACAAAAACCCGGGGATATAACGATTAGCGGATACTCCAAACCAGATGTCGTTCAGATGAGGTTTAATGGTTCCCCAATAGCCATTAACGGAAATACCTCATATACCAATAAAATAGAGACTAACATTCAGTTTGCGCAGGACCATGGAGAAACCAACAAACTGGCAATATATAATAACGAAACAGGAAAGCAAATAGCCCAATACAATATTACTTATGATAATATTGATGATTTTAAAAAATTATATTTCTTTAATTTTCCGGGAGTCTTCCTTCAAACCAATGTTGTAAAACCCCAGGTAAACCTTGGAAAAGTAGGATTTGAATTTATCTTTCCAAATCTTGGAGAATATTCAGGCTCTTCTCTTCAAAACGTTAAAGGAGTTTTAAAAAGAGAAAACGGGGCAGTACTGGCAGAATTTGATAATATTGGAAAAGATAATTTTACAGCCGTGAAGATCTATAGCTTTTTCAGTTCCACAGCTCCCGTATACCTTGAATTATATAAACAGGGAACCACAGAACCCTACGTCGGATCCGGAATTATTAAGGTTAAAGTAAAACAGCGTATGGGGGCTAACCTGATTGTACTTCAGGAAAAAATAGAAAATGGAACATGGGTGGTAAAAGGGGATATTGATGTAGCAGAATATTTGTAATCAGCGATGAGAAACTTCTTAAAACTTCAATGCCTAGCCATCTTTGTCATTCTTATTTCCTGTACAAACAATGAGGAAAATGCTCCTGTTTTTCCTGAGGGAAGTACGGAATCAGTTAATGTATGGGTGCAGGACAGCATGAAAAGATACTATTATTGGGCAGATCAGATGCCTGCCAAACCTGATTATCATCTTCCGGTAAAAGATTTTTTTAAAAGTCTGTTAGCTCCCCAGGACCGCTTTTCCTTTATTGTGAACACTGAAGACTCTTCCAGCTACCCGCGTTCAATCCGGAATATGTATGGTTTTGACTATACGGTGATTCAGCTGGTCAATGGGGAAGTGGTTGCTGTTGTTAAATTGGTCCTTAAAAACTCGCCAGCGTTCAATGCCGGATTGGAGCGGGGAATGATTATTACCAAAATCAACGGGAAAGCCGTGACAGCAGCCAATGCAGAAACTATTACCGGCTCCATGAAAGACTTCACGGTGCTGGATCTTGGTGTTGGAAGTTGGAAAAATGGTACGGTTACTGATGAAAAAGAGGTTAAGGTATATTATGGATTCTCCTTCGAACAGCCTGTACTCTCTAAAGTATTTGAAAAAAACGGAAAAAAAGTAGGTTATCTTTATATCTATGATTTTCCGGATGGAATGACTTCAGTTTTCAATCAAAAATTTGCAGAATTTAAGGCTGCCGGTGTCCAGGAACTTATTCTTGATCTTCGATACAACTATGGCGGATCTGTTTCCGCTGCTGCTGCACTTTGCTCATTGATTCCCTCAGGTATTTCATCAGGCTCCCCATTCATACTATTTAAAGGGAATAAGAATGGCGGACAGGTAAAAAGGACATTTGCGCAGCAGATCGCCTATGATCCGAAAGCTCTTGATTTTAATGCCTTACGTGCAAATGCTTTAGGATTGAATAAAGTCTATATTCTCACGTCAAACAGTACTGCATCAGCCGCAGAAATAGTAATCAATAATTTAAAACCTTATCTGCAGGTCATTCAAATAGGGAATACTACCTTAGGAAAAGATATGGCGGGATTTACAGTAGAAGATAAACGCAAGCCAAAACATATTTCATGGCAGATTCATCCGGTCATTTATAAAGTCTTTAATGCCGATGGTTCCGGGGAATATAGCAACGGGATTACCCCACAAATCATGGTCAATAAATATACTGAATTGCCTTTACTACCTTTAGGGGACCCTGCTGAAACTTTAATTTCATCTGTTCTTAACGGGACTAATCTAAGATCGACGGGTCATAATGGACAGCATCAAGAAGTAAAGATTTTGTACCAAAGTGATTTGAATTTTATTCAGAGCCAGAAATAGCCATTCATTTAAGTTTCTTTAAAAATAAAACAATGCAAGGAATAGAACCCAAACTTCACACAAGCCTGATGGGCCGTATGGAATGCTTTCGTGTATTATTACAAGAAGCAATGGATGATGTAGAATCACAGTCTTCTGATATCTGGACCCAGATTTCGGAATTGAATGAATTGTATGAAGATTATTTACTGAATAAAAAGAACCTTGAGAACAGCATCAAAAATTATCGCGACTATCACAATAATTTAAGACGAAAATTAACTGTAAAGCTTCGGGAAGCCCGAAAAAAAGCAAGAGAGAAATCATAGGAAAGCCTGATTTAAAAACGAAATTCATACTTTTATAACATCAAGTTGAAAGATGAAGAGTTTATGAATTTTAATGAGACTGAACTTTCCGGTTATTTAGATCTATTTTGGCAGTTTTCCTGGCCTCAATGGATTATATTCAGTCTGATCACAAATCTTTTTCTGTATCTGTTTTCAATAGGTTTATATCTCTTTATTGATAAAACCTGCCGTAAAAGTAAACTGCAGAAACAGGACCATCCCGTTACAAAGCCTGATTTTTATCTCAGTCTTCTTACTGTTTTTTGTAACAGCCTTGTCATGCTGATAGGCGTTTTTTTATGGAAAAATAGTTGGATTGAAGTTGAAAGTATCCTTTCAGTAGGCATTATTGTTCTTGAAGTGCTTGTCTTACTGCTTTTAATGGATCTCCTGATGTATTTCTTTCATTATGCCGCCCATTTGCCCTTTATCTACAAAATATTACACGGAAAACATCATGAGCATGTAAGCACCAACTATCTGAGCCTTTTTGTTCTCCACCCCTTTGAAACCATAGGCTTTGGACTAATGATGCTGGTTTTACTGATGTGTTATGATTTTTCTGTGGCTTCAATTTCCATTTATCTGCTGATTAATCTTATTTGGGGAACCATTGGCCATTTGAACAGGGAGTTTTTCCCGGCAAGATTTGATCGTTTTTTGATAGGAACCACCAGGTTTCACAATCAGCATCACCTGGATGAAACGAAGAACTTTGGGTTTTATACATCGATTTGGGATAGGTTATTCAGAACTTATAAGTAGGTTTTTCTTTGTGATGCTCTCAACAAAGGCTTTTAAGGTTGGGAAAACGCTAAGGCGCTAAGAATAGTAAAAGAGATCGCTTTAAGACGCAAGGATTTTATCTTTGATAAAATTGATTGTGGATGTTTTTTCTCTCGCTGATTTTGCTGATTCCGCAGATGAATAGAAAATATGCTTCATCTGATCGATTGAAGATGTTGATTCCTTGTTAAAAATCTTTGATTTTTTTTGCGTCTTAAAAACACTATGAATGTAAAACTCTTTGCGTCTTTGCGATACTCCAATAAAAACTTGTACGGTTGGGAAAAACGCTAAGGCGCAAAGAATATTAAAAAGAGATCGCTTTAAGGCGCAAGGATTTTATCTTGGATAAAATTGATTGCGGGTAGCTTTCTCCCGCAGATTTTGCTGATTTCGCAGATGAATAGAAGGTATGCTTCATCTGATCGATTGAAAATCGATTCACGTTTTGCTTCCTTAGAATAATGCATACTAACAATCAACTTTGCGTTTAAGAAAAATATGTTGGAGACGCAAAAACGCTAGATTTTATCTGTTAAGTGTTGAATTGAAAAGCAAGTACTTTATCTCCGATAGAATTGATTATGCTTCACTATTGCTGAAAATCTTTTGATTTTCTTGCGCCTTAAAACCACAATGAAAGTAAAAAATCTTTGCGCCTTTGCGATGCTCCAACAAAAGCTTTTACGGTTGGAAAAGTACAAGGACGTTAAATATATTTACTTAAAAAACGGAAATCCCAAAAGCCTTGTTTTATGTATACTCAAAGCAGATTACAGCTTTTTTAATGGTTTCATCATGAAATAAATAAATCTGATCAGCTGCATGTTCCTGGAAATCATATCCCTCAATACATCCTATATAATCTAGAATTTTATTATTATGGATCGGTTTGTTGATGAGATTATCTCCACCAAAATTAGATTCTTCAAGATTTTTTTTCTCAGTATTAAGTTCCTCAAAAATACCGTGTAATCTATTTTCTGCTTTTTCTGCCATATACTCCGAATCCTCATCCTTTTCAAGATCTTCAACCGTTAATTGACGGAGTCTTTCAAGTCTGCGGATATCATCAACGGTAAGTCCTGGTCTGTAGGAATATTTGTCATACAACTTTCCATGCTTGTTGAAGAATGCTTTCTTCAGTTGGTACATGGCTTCATTCATATTGTATTCAATTTCCAGTTCAGAAAACTTCTCCGCATATCGTTCAGGAGTAATCTCAGTGGAAGTCTGAAAATAATTCCAGTCTGCATCAAACTTATATTTCCCGTCAATAATGTCGAATCCTAACATATCAGATTGTGTAAACTGGGTATGGTAATCTTCACGATTTTCCCCTACACAGCCATCATATATTTCCTTTACAGAGACAATATGGAGCCATTCATCTTTTGAGGGATCAACCAGTTGAAGATTAAAAGAACAGATTGGGAGAAAGTATTTTTTATGGTTTTCCAGATCATCATAAAACACATCTTCATAGTCCGGAAAAAGTTTGATTAGTTCACTCATAGAGTCGAAATTAAATTTTTATAAAAATATTTGTGGTACGAATTTTTGTGCTTCCCAAAAATATAAATTAATTCAATGAAATCTAACATGTCAATCGGAATTTGAAGAAGTATTGTCGCAGAATAAAAAATAAACCATTAAGACTTTTGAAGAATTTAAGAAGAGGGTAAGCATTCAACTTAAAGTGAAGCTCAACTTAATCCTCTTAAAAACTTATTAAATCTTAATGGTTTAAATTATTTGTAATATTTACTTTATCTGTTTTGTGGTTTTTACAGCAGCTTGGATCTTTTTTTCAATCATTCTCCAGTCATATAAATGGAAAACTCTGCCATTGCTCATCGCAACGAAAACCCCTTTAGGAAATTTTGGACCTAAATTAACATGGGTTACTTCAGAACCATCACTTTCAAGCGTAGAAACAGGAATTTCTGCAATTCTTCCTTTTGCCGGATTTTCTCTTAAATAGACATTAAATGTATCATTCTGCTGATTGGAAACCAAAATATATCCAGTGTTTTTAGAAGTAGGATAGATAGAAATTCCCTCTACATCAGAGGCGAAATCACCTTGTCCGAAAACAAGAAGTTCTTCGTTTCCTTTTGCCGGATCTGCATAATATTTGTGAACTCCAAACTGCTCGTCAGAATAATAAATATATCCCATTTCATCATCTACAGCAATGCTTTCAATCTCTTTCATACCACTGTATTTTCCAAACTTACGGATAACCTCTCCTATGATCTTTCCATTCTGTTCAGAAAGTTTATATTGCCAAAGATAGCCATCTTTTGGTCCTGATTTTCTTCCTACAATGGCAAAAATATCCCCTGTTTCAGAGCTTTTATACATGGAAATTCCCATTGGGTCACGTTCTGCTTCTCCGTCAAATACAGAGATTTCACCCACTTCCTTCAGTTCAGGAAGAGCATAAAGCTTTACTTTATTGGTTTCCCGTTCTGTAACGGCAGCAATGTCCGTCTTTTTTCCGTTTAACATAAAACCATATTCAATGTCCACATTATTAGGACGTTTCAGACCTGTAACTTTATTGATGATCTTTCCGTTGAGGTCGAATGCATACAGTCCGCCATCAGTATCTTTATCTGTTCCGATAATAATGCTTTTGGATGCATCTTTGGGATTGATCCATATGGCGGGATCATCGGTATCATGAACTACAGTTTCCGTAACAACGGTAGGTTTTAATTTTTCTCCTGCTTGATTTTGTCCCTTACAGCCTATCACAAAAGGAAAAATTGCAAGTGCTGCTATATAATATGTTATCTTTTTCATGTTCTTAAAAATCGAATTTCACCCCTAGGGTAAATCTTGGTCTGTAATATTCAGCTTGTGCTGTTCTGCTCTGAATTCCCTGGTAGTATCTTAACGGTTGATTCGTCAGATTATTGGCTTCCGCAAAAATTCTCAACTGGCTTGTAATTTTATAAGAGGCGTTGGCATCAAGGAAAAATTGCTTGTCATAATAACGGTCGTCAAAGGATTTTCCTCCCAGTTCATCAATATAATGAGAGGCATAATTCATAGAAACTCTCGCTGAAAAACGTTTGTTTTCCCACGAAAGCGATCCGTTGAACATATGAGGAGCTGCTCCCGGAAGTCCAACATCTGTTCTCTCAATACCGTCTTCATTGGTAATTCCTTTTGCCTTTGATTTGGTGTAGGTATAGTTCACATATACACCCATCCCTTTCCAAAATGCTCCCGGAATGAAGTCCAGTTGTCTCTGCAAAGCTACTTCAAAACCATAGATGTCTACATTATCACCATTCCTTTGCTGTGTAAACTTCCAGTTGCTTTGTCCGGCAGGAATAGGGTTGGACTGTCCTGCAAAGTCATTGGAGAAATCGTTGGCTGTATAATTTCTTCGGGAATACGTATAAATAAAATCATTCAGGTTTTTATAAAAAACACCTCCGGAAAGAATTCCTACAGACTTAAAGTATTTTTCTGCCATGAAGTCGAAATTATAAGCATAGGTAGCTTTTAAATTAGGATTTCCTGCTGAAACTATTTCATCTTCTGAGATTACATTCAGGTAAGGAACCAACGAGTAGTAATTCGGACGGGCAAGGGCTGTAGTAAATGCAGCACGAAGCACAAGATCCTGAACCGGAATATATTTGAATGAGATATTCGGAAGTACATTGGTATACGTATTGGTATTATTAATCTTTCCAACAAGATCACTTTCATTCATCACGTAGTTTCCGGTATAATCAATCTTTGTAGTTTCAACACGGGCACCTACAATCATGGAAAGTTTATCGTTAAAATCCTGATCCCAACGGATATAACCTGCATAGATCTGTTCCTTTGCACTGTAGTTATTGGAAAGGAATTTTGATGGTTTTGACTTTCCATTGAATAAACCTGAATTAAACAGATCCAACCCTCCTAAATAAGCCGGATCAACAAATGTTCCCGGAACATAATTTCCTGGCTGGAAGTTTTTCCCGTCAAGATATACGGTGGGTACAGAAAGCAGACTTCCCATATTTTTGATAGGTTCAAAGGCATAAAAATCATTATCTCTTTCCTTTTCCTTTAAACGCATGCGGAAACCGGTACGAAGTCTCCCTTTCTGATCCTCAATAACAGAAAAAGGAAAACGTACATTCACTTTTGCCCCAAATTCCTTTTCCTGGGTAAAGCTATTGGCATCCGAAAGATCACTTAATTTATAACTTCCTAAATTATTGGCTGCAAGAAGATTAATCATAGGTTTTCTCGGATCACTGAGGTCCGGAGAGAAATTCATCTTGCTGTTTTCAAACTCTATATAACGTTGATGAGGTTTGTCTTCGCTGGCGATAGCATAGTTCATAGACCAGTCAAGATCTACCTTGGAGCCAAGTAAATGTTCCCCTCTTAATGCATAGTTCTGAACTTTCTGTTTTTCAAGGCGGGTGTTGTCATTGTCTGCATCTCCACCCTTATTTTGCCTTGTGATGCTGCCTTTCCAGCCTGTAATCTCAGATTCATCCGTACTGTAAACTGGTTTTATCTTATAGCCTAATGCAAACCGGTTCTCTTTATCATTTCTGAAATTATACATAGCTGAAGCATAGATCTTGTTTTTGGAATTGAATTCATAATCCATATTAAGATCAAAACTATGCCTGATACGATGTTCATTATAAGAACGGATTCCCATTTTACTTATATAGGTCGTTTGTGCGGCATCAGTGGCCTGGCTCCATACAGGTTCTATATTGTCTGAACCAAAATTATTATTGTTATAGGAAAAACTGAATACAGCTCCCAGTTTTTTATTCAGAAAACGGTTTCCATAGACAAATCCGGCGGTATAATTTCCTTTTTCACGGATCGGATTATATCCTCCGGCCAATGTTGCAGAAATTCTCTGTCCATTAGGAGAGGCTCTTGTGATAAGGTTTACGGAACCACCGATGGCATCAGCATCCATATCAGGAGTTAATGTTTTATTCACCTCAATGGTTGAAATCATATCAGAAGGAATAAGGTCCATCTGAACATTTCGGTTATCTCCTTCAGCAGAGGGAATCCTATCGCCATTCAGGGTTACTGAGTTCAGATTGGGAGCAAGACCTCTGATAATAAGATTTCTGGCTTCTCCCTGATCATTTTGGATGGTAATTCCGGGAACACGCTTCAAGGCGTCTCCCACATTGGCATCAGGAAAACGTCCTATTTGATCAGAAGAGATCACATTGGTAA containing:
- a CDS encoding T9SS-dependent choice-of-anchor J family protein; protein product: MKKLFLLSIVLLSQAAAAQFLIWSNSFETADDLQGWTLHDLNNNGNGWVQGKNIYHNGTSMVLGTSGSLRYSISLVPSGTANGFVSENDWIISPEIDLSSAGGNITLGAYVARQRTSQASVARDLYIYVSTPQKPVPALSDFQSLAVDANGNDLPNPYKIKGGYTENPFPSDVTQFVESTVDLTAFAGKKIYIGIWSNRKSTGSNIQNINIDEMAIYATETLNTKEIKKKEILTKIIENPVKENLQLQLNPALKQNITTINIYNGAGQKVVVTQYSKSMNIASLSAGVYIVEVTDGKTTERLNFIKK
- a CDS encoding sterol desaturase family protein, which gives rise to MNFNETELSGYLDLFWQFSWPQWIIFSLITNLFLYLFSIGLYLFIDKTCRKSKLQKQDHPVTKPDFYLSLLTVFCNSLVMLIGVFLWKNSWIEVESILSVGIIVLEVLVLLLLMDLLMYFFHYAAHLPFIYKILHGKHHEHVSTNYLSLFVLHPFETIGFGLMMLVLLMCYDFSVASISIYLLINLIWGTIGHLNREFFPARFDRFLIGTTRFHNQHHLDETKNFGFYTSIWDRLFRTYK
- a CDS encoding S41 family peptidase, whose protein sequence is MRNFLKLQCLAIFVILISCTNNEENAPVFPEGSTESVNVWVQDSMKRYYYWADQMPAKPDYHLPVKDFFKSLLAPQDRFSFIVNTEDSSSYPRSIRNMYGFDYTVIQLVNGEVVAVVKLVLKNSPAFNAGLERGMIITKINGKAVTAANAETITGSMKDFTVLDLGVGSWKNGTVTDEKEVKVYYGFSFEQPVLSKVFEKNGKKVGYLYIYDFPDGMTSVFNQKFAEFKAAGVQELILDLRYNYGGSVSAAAALCSLIPSGISSGSPFILFKGNKNGGQVKRTFAQQIAYDPKALDFNALRANALGLNKVYILTSNSTASAAEIVINNLKPYLQVIQIGNTTLGKDMAGFTVEDKRKPKHISWQIHPVIYKVFNADGSGEYSNGITPQIMVNKYTELPLLPLGDPAETLISSVLNGTNLRSTGHNGQHQEVKILYQSDLNFIQSQK
- a CDS encoding TonB-dependent receptor, which gives rise to MKKIFTSVLFCASIFFYAQTGTLSGNINDDAKIALPGAKISLSPGNIYTTSDEHGNFVFLNVPPGNYTMKVDYLGYGIHEYIVMVESEKNTRQNIVFDKKETSIAEVVVSGATLKNQARALNKQKNNANITNVISSDQIGRFPDANVGDALKRVPGITIQNDQGEARNLIIRGLAPNLNSVTLNGDRIPSAEGDNRNVQMDLIPSDMISTIEVNKTLTPDMDADAIGGSVNLITRASPNGQRISATLAGGYNPIREKGNYTAGFVYGNRFLNKKLGAVFSFSYNNNNFGSDNIEPVWSQATDAAQTTYISKMGIRSYNEHRIRHSFDLNMDYEFNSKNKIYASAMYNFRNDKENRFALGYKIKPVYSTDESEITGWKGSITRQNKGGDADNDNTRLEKQKVQNYALRGEHLLGSKVDLDWSMNYAIASEDKPHQRYIEFENSKMNFSPDLSDPRKPMINLLAANNLGSYKLSDLSDANSFTQEKEFGAKVNVRFPFSVIEDQKGRLRTGFRMRLKEKERDNDFYAFEPIKNMGSLLSVPTVYLDGKNFQPGNYVPGTFVDPAYLGGLDLFNSGLFNGKSKPSKFLSNNYSAKEQIYAGYIRWDQDFNDKLSMIVGARVETTKIDYTGNYVMNESDLVGKINNTNTYTNVLPNISFKYIPVQDLVLRAAFTTALARPNYYSLVPYLNVISEDEIVSAGNPNLKATYAYNFDFMAEKYFKSVGILSGGVFYKNLNDFIYTYSRRNYTANDFSNDFAGQSNPIPAGQSNWKFTQQRNGDNVDIYGFEVALQRQLDFIPGAFWKGMGVYVNYTYTKSKAKGITNEDGIERTDVGLPGAAPHMFNGSLSWENKRFSARVSMNYASHYIDELGGKSFDDRYYDKQFFLDANASYKITSQLRIFAEANNLTNQPLRYYQGIQSRTAQAEYYRPRFTLGVKFDF
- a CDS encoding phytase, translated to MKKITYYIAALAIFPFVIGCKGQNQAGEKLKPTVVTETVVHDTDDPAIWINPKDASKSIIIGTDKDTDGGLYAFDLNGKIINKVTGLKRPNNVDIEYGFMLNGKKTDIAAVTERETNKVKLYALPELKEVGEISVFDGEAERDPMGISMYKSSETGDIFAIVGRKSGPKDGYLWQYKLSEQNGKIIGEVIRKFGKYSGMKEIESIAVDDEMGYIYYSDEQFGVHKYYADPAKGNEELLVFGQGDFASDVEGISIYPTSKNTGYILVSNQQNDTFNVYLRENPAKGRIAEIPVSTLESDGSEVTHVNLGPKFPKGVFVAMSNGRVFHLYDWRMIEKKIQAAVKTTKQIK